The Mangifera indica cultivar Alphonso chromosome 8, CATAS_Mindica_2.1, whole genome shotgun sequence genome has a window encoding:
- the LOC123223404 gene encoding uncharacterized protein LOC123223404 translates to MKVKKKGAMYSSMSLTSRDPHTVLKLLPLTILALASALPVQDQEVVAYMITRSIATPKNPSSQKNKCKKKPCQKIPLFECGCFDCYTSFWYRWDSSPNRDIIHQVIEAFEDHLVHKESPKKQNKGKKKDKLLMDRFVPKISFTLPEKELGNTEVSMPETKSKYAEEDNKEYCVEEEENIEMKVVTVQVVQAPESIRKGLARKVLPDVVGLLNSRLWSFFTSASI, encoded by the coding sequence ATGAAGGTAAAGAAAAAAGGTGCAATGTACTCATCCATGTCTTTAACCTCTAGAGATCCTCACACAGTGTTAAAGCTCCTTCCTTTGACCATACTAGCCTTAGCCTCGGCCCTTCCTGTCCAAGACCAAGAAGTCGTAGCTTACATGATAACAAGGTCCATTGCCACTCCTAAAAATCCATCTTCGCAGAAGAATAAATGCAAGAAAAAGCCCTGTCAAAAGATCCCTCTTTTTGAATGTGGGTGTTTCGATTGTTATACTAGCTTTTGGTACAGATGGGATTCCTCTCCAAACAGAGACATCATTCACCAAGTCATTGAAGCTTTTGAAGACCATTTGGTGCATAAAGAGTCtccaaagaaacaaaataaaggtaaaaagaaAGATAAGCTACTCATGGATCGGTTTGTGCCTAAGATATCATTTACTTTACCAGAGAAAGAGCTTGGAAACACAGAGGTATCGATGCCAGAGACAAAGAGCAAATATGCAGAGGAAGATAATAAAGAGTATTgtgtagaagaagaagagaatatAGAGATGAAGGTGGTGACCGTACAAGTAGTACAGGCTCCAGAAAGTATCCGCAAGGGTTTGGCCAGGAAAGTTTTACCGGATGTTGTGGGTTTACTGAACTCTCGTCTTTGGAGTTTTTTTACTAGTGCCAGTATCTAG
- the LOC123222605 gene encoding heavy metal-associated isoprenylated plant protein 7-like isoform X1: MGEEEKKPPAEEKKMEKKPAEEKKEKKDEEKAPAEEKAAEDSKDGKEEKAPPPPQEIVLKVYMHCEGCARKVRRCLKGFDGVEDVMTDCKSHKVVVKGEKADPLKVLERVQRKGHRRVELLSPIPKPPAEEEKKPEEKPKPEEKKDEPQVIRVALKVHMHCEACAQGIKKRILRMKGVEAAEPDLKASEVSVKGVFDPPKLVEYLHKKTGKHAVIVKQEPEKKEEKAPEAKEEGGGGEKEKKSGEEENKEKKEGDNEGKAGEAAEETKVVELRKNEYYYYYPPRYDIEPYAYPPQIFSDENPNACSVM; this comes from the exons ATGGGGGAG GAAGAGAAGAAACCACCGGCAGAGGAgaagaaaatggagaagaaacctgcagaagaaaagaaagagaagaaagacgAAGAGAAAGCTCCAGCTGAAGAAAAGGCAGCTGAAGATTCAAAAGATGGTAAAGAAGAAAAAGCCCCTCCTCCACCACAAGAAATCGTCTTGAAAGTTTACATGCATTGTGAGGGTTGTGCTCGCAAAGTTCGCCGCTGTCTCAAAGGCTTTGACg GAGTTGAAGATGTAATGACTGATTGCAAGAGTCATAAGGTAGTTGTGAAAGGAGAAAAGGCTGATCCACTCAAGGTTTTGGAGAGAGTTCAAAGGAAGGGTCACCGGCGGGTAGAGCTTCTTTCTCCGATCCCAAAACCTCCGGCAGAGGAGGAGAAAAAGCCTGAAGAGAAGCCTAAACCtgaagagaagaaagatgag CCACAAGTGATCAGGGTAGCGCTAAAAGTTCACATGCATTGCGAGGCTTGTGCTCAGGGGATCAAAAAACGCATACTGAGAATGAAAG GGGTGGAAGCGGCAGAACCAGATCTAAAGGCCTCAGAGGTTTCAGTGAAGGGTGTTTTTGATCCTCCAAAGCTGGTTGAATACCTGCACAAGAAGACTGGGAAGCATGCGGTGATTGTGAAACAAGAgccagagaagaaagaagagaaagccCCGGAAGCCAAAGaagaaggtggtggtggtgagaaagaaaagaaaagtggtgaagaagaaaacaaagagaaaaaagaaggtGACAATGAAGGTAAAGCAGGAGAGGCAGCAGAAGAGACAAAAGTGGTGGAGCTCaggaaaaatgaatattattactattacccACCAAGGTATGACATAGAACCATATGCATACCCTCCACAGATCTTCAGTGATGAGAACCCTAATGCTTGTTCTGTCATGTAA
- the LOC123222605 gene encoding heavy metal-associated isoprenylated plant protein 7-like isoform X2: MEKKPAEEKKEKKDEEKAPAEEKAAEDSKDGKEEKAPPPPQEIVLKVYMHCEGCARKVRRCLKGFDGVEDVMTDCKSHKVVVKGEKADPLKVLERVQRKGHRRVELLSPIPKPPAEEEKKPEEKPKPEEKKDEPQVIRVALKVHMHCEACAQGIKKRILRMKGVEAAEPDLKASEVSVKGVFDPPKLVEYLHKKTGKHAVIVKQEPEKKEEKAPEAKEEGGGGEKEKKSGEEENKEKKEGDNEGKAGEAAEETKVVELRKNEYYYYYPPRYDIEPYAYPPQIFSDENPNACSVM, encoded by the exons atggagaagaaacctgcagaagaaaagaaagagaagaaagacgAAGAGAAAGCTCCAGCTGAAGAAAAGGCAGCTGAAGATTCAAAAGATGGTAAAGAAGAAAAAGCCCCTCCTCCACCACAAGAAATCGTCTTGAAAGTTTACATGCATTGTGAGGGTTGTGCTCGCAAAGTTCGCCGCTGTCTCAAAGGCTTTGACg GAGTTGAAGATGTAATGACTGATTGCAAGAGTCATAAGGTAGTTGTGAAAGGAGAAAAGGCTGATCCACTCAAGGTTTTGGAGAGAGTTCAAAGGAAGGGTCACCGGCGGGTAGAGCTTCTTTCTCCGATCCCAAAACCTCCGGCAGAGGAGGAGAAAAAGCCTGAAGAGAAGCCTAAACCtgaagagaagaaagatgag CCACAAGTGATCAGGGTAGCGCTAAAAGTTCACATGCATTGCGAGGCTTGTGCTCAGGGGATCAAAAAACGCATACTGAGAATGAAAG GGGTGGAAGCGGCAGAACCAGATCTAAAGGCCTCAGAGGTTTCAGTGAAGGGTGTTTTTGATCCTCCAAAGCTGGTTGAATACCTGCACAAGAAGACTGGGAAGCATGCGGTGATTGTGAAACAAGAgccagagaagaaagaagagaaagccCCGGAAGCCAAAGaagaaggtggtggtggtgagaaagaaaagaaaagtggtgaagaagaaaacaaagagaaaaaagaaggtGACAATGAAGGTAAAGCAGGAGAGGCAGCAGAAGAGACAAAAGTGGTGGAGCTCaggaaaaatgaatattattactattacccACCAAGGTATGACATAGAACCATATGCATACCCTCCACAGATCTTCAGTGATGAGAACCCTAATGCTTGTTCTGTCATGTAA